A single genomic interval of Rhinopithecus roxellana isolate Shanxi Qingling chromosome 11, ASM756505v1, whole genome shotgun sequence harbors:
- the LOC104671878 gene encoding 60S ribosomal protein L28, which produces MSAHLQWMVVRNCSSFLIKRNKQTYSTEPNNLKARNSFRYNGLIHRKTVGVEPAADGKGVLVVIKRRSGQRKPATSYVRTTINKNARATLSSIRHMIRKNKYRPDLRMAAIRRASAILRSQKPVMVKRKRTRPTKSS; this is translated from the coding sequence ATGTCTGCGCATCTGCAATGGATGGTCGTGCGGAACTGCTCCAGTTTCCTGATCAAGAGGAATAAGCAGACCTACAGTACTGAGCCCAATAACTTGAAGGCCCGCAATTCCTTCCGCTACAACGGGCTGATTCACCGCAAGACCGTGGGCGTGGAACCGGCAGCCGACGGCAAAGGTGTCCTGGTGGTCATTAAGCGGAGATCCGGCCAGCGGAAGCCTGCCACCTCCTACGTGCGGACCACCATCAACAAGAACGCTCGCGCCACGCTCAGCAGCATCAGACACATGATCCGCAAGAACAAGTACCGCCCCGACCTGCGCATGGCAGCCATCCGCAGGGCCAGCGCCATCCTGCGCAGCCAGAAGCCTGTGATGGTGAAGAGGAAGCGGACACGCCCCACCAAGAGCTCCTGA